A part of Papilio machaon chromosome 21, ilPapMach1.1, whole genome shotgun sequence genomic DNA contains:
- the LOC106712613 gene encoding small nuclear ribonucleoprotein Sm D3: MSIGVPIKVLHEAEGHVVTCETITGEVYRGKLIEAEDNMNCQMTLVTVTYRDGRVAQLENVYIRGSKIRFLILPDMLKNAPMFKRQGNKPSAGRGKSAILRAQAAGRGRASGRGGGHRGGWQGGSGPSRR, from the exons ATGTCAATCGGAGTTCCTATTAAAGTACTGCACGAAGCAGAAGGTCATGTAGTGACTTGTGAAACAATTACCGGCGAAGTTTACCGAGGAAAACTGATAGAAGCGGAGGATAATATGAATTGCCAAATGACTCTGGTAACGGTTACATATCGAGATGGTCGTGTGGCTCAGCTTGAGAATGTTTACATCCGAGGGTCTAAGAtaaggtttttaatattacctgATATGTTGAAGAACGCGCCAATGTTCAAACGACAAGGAAATAAACCCAGTGCAGGACGCGGTAAAAGTGCAATATTACGAGCACAAG CTGCGGGTCGGGGCCGGGCGAGTGGGCGCGGTGGGGGGCACAGAGGGGGTTGGCAGGGTGGATCAGGACCCTCGCGTCGCTAA
- the LOC106712615 gene encoding zinc finger protein 26, whose protein sequence is MATTVMKVEYENETCAICGSAGDLLSPDEHDAGAPPLQVPLRSMLLQLNNNKVVPEGKLCIECIRRAIEAYEFSTALNTKGAPPLSEKIRALRRKLHELTQKIDVFIVVGGPGVNSGGTYSEDDIIMVERDALAAAAAADDEDLEQARNACGETVYQCSVCPLSFQRASEYRTHISQHPGGARHSCWTCGAQFASRASLTEHTAMHAAPDITSSTCRLCHTNFQSASELRRHEATCEARCPLCNVTCSSRAALSAHAQAAHTTPPLLCGACFRTFNTRELLAAHRLRHRHADRFVCGYDSCILRFATRNDLLSHIRKCHSSGVESEAEPEPPAQKPERNAPVSTPCPHCPRTFASVAAMKRHIRVHRNRHAEQEGAEWQTEAEGDGEGDLDGAGGEVEYLEMDALDDMDYDDDNDMGLN, encoded by the exons ATGGCTACAACAGTTATGAAAGTTGAATATGAGAATGAGACGTGTGCCATATGCGGTTCCGCCGGTGATCTGCTTAGCCCTGATGAACACGATGCTGGGGCTCCTCCTCTGCAAGTGCCTTTAAGGTCTATGTTACTGCAACTTAACAACAATAag gTTGTCCCGGAAGGTAAACTCTGTATAGAATGTATACGACGTGCTATAGAAGCGTATGAGTTTAGTACTGCGCTGAATACAAAAGGCGCACCTCCATTGAGCGAAAAGATTCGAGCCCTGAGGCGCAAATTGCACGAATTGACGCAGAAAATTGACGTGTTTATTGTTGTTGGCGGTCCAGGCGTAAACTCTGGTGGTACATATAGTGAGGATGATATTATTATGGTAGAAAGAGATGCGCTAGCAGCGGCTGCGGCTGCTGATGATGAAGACCTGGAGCAAGCAAGGAATGCTTGTGGTGAAACTGTTTATCAATGCTCTGTTTGTCCATTATCATTCCAG CGTGCAAGTGAGTACCGTACCCATATCTCGCAACACCCTGGTGGTGCACGCCACTCGTGCTGGACGTGCGGTGCGCAATTCGCATCCCGTGCTTCGCTCACCGAGCACACTGCTATGCACGCAGCCCCAGATATTACTAGCTCTACATGCCGCTTGTGTCACACTAACTTTCAG AGTGCATCTGAGCTGCGTCGTCACGAGGCAACATGTGAGGCGCGGTGTCCGCTGTGCAATGTGACCTGTTCTTCCCGCGCCGCGCTATCTGCGCACGCGCAGGCCGCTCACACAACACCTCCGCTGCTCTGTGGCGCATGTTTCCGTACATTCAACACGCGGGAACTGCTCGCTGCGCATAGACTGCGGCATAGACACGCCGATCGATTTGTTTGTGGTTATGATTCTTGTATACTGCGCTTTGCTACCAG AAATGACTTGCTGTCGCACATCCGCAAGTGTCACAGCAGCGGTGTGGAATCTGAGGCGGAGCCCGAGCCGCCGGCGCAGAAGCCCGAGCGCAATGCTCCTGTCTCCACGCCATGTCCGCATTGCCCGCGCAC GTTCGCGTCAGTGGCGGCCATGAAGCGACATATTCGTGTTCATCGCAATCGTCACGCGGAACAA GAGGGAGCGGAATGGCAGACAGAAGCGGAAGGGGATGGGGAAGGGGATCTGGACGGCGCGGGGGGAGAAGTGGAATACCTAGAGATGGATGCTCTGGATGATATGGATTATGACGATGACAATGATATGGGTTTGAATTGA